TGCTTGGAGAGGCTCGCTTGGGGTATGAGCATATTCATGACCCGGAAATGTTTGAACCTCATTTCGGTATCGATGAGAGTGGTAAGGGAGATTTTTTCGGGCCCTTGGTGATTGCCGGTGTTTATACCGATGCTTCGATTACTCGTTCTTTGATGGATGCCGGGGTGATGGATAGCAAGCGGATCAAGAGCTCTGCGAACATTGCCAAATTGGCGGAGCTTATCCGGTCGACGCCCGGGGTGGTCTCCGAAGTGGTGAGTCTCGGACCCGAACGCTATAATGAAATGTATGGTGACTTTAAGAATTTGAACCGTTTGTTAGCCTGGGGGCACGCCCGAGTGATTCGCAGTTTGTCGGGGAAGATGCCGGGGTGTGGTCGGGCCTTGAGCGATCAGTTTGCTCGCAAGGAAGTGCTGGAGCGTGAGCTTGCACGGCATGGCGTGGCCATCACACTGGACCAACGCACCAAGGGGGAAAGTGATGTTGCAGTGGCGGCGGCTTCGATTTTAGCTCGCGAACGATTTATTCGGTGGATGCAGCAATCGAGCGAAAAGTCAGGAGTCGACATTCCGATGGGGGCGGGGGCTCAGGTGGTCGAGGCTGCCCGTAAACTGGTCGACGGATACGGGCAGGAAATCCTACCCAAGGTGGCAAAGATGCATTTTAAAACAGCCGGCGAGCTGTGATGTCCACTTACGCTCTGGCTTGCAGGGTGTGATGCGTTGCCAACCACTCGATGCATTCGTCGAGGAGTTCGGTGTCCATGTTGTGAACGTCTTCCCCCTGGCCAATCTCTTTAAGTAAAAGCACGGTGAGTTCTCCTCCCAGATGCTCGCGGAACTCTTCCAGGCCGGTGTAAATGGCTCGCTGAGGAGGCGTTGCCTGATCGCTTTGTAAATCCAAGGCGTCGTGCCAAATGGGCAGTTTCAGTTCTTGAAGAACGTGGAGGACGCGCATGGCGGCTGATTCGCTGAGTTTACCACATTTCCACGAGTAAATGGTGTCCAGAGCCACACCCACGCTGACAGCATCCGCATGGCTGAGTTTGAAGTTTGTGAGTTGCTCCATTTTGTGCGCAGCCCAATGACCGAAGTCGAGTGGGCGGCTGTTTCCTGTTTCGAAGGGGTCTCCACCGTAGGCAATGTGGGAGGCATGCAGCAGGGCGGAACGTTCGACCGCTTCCTCCAAGGTGTGAGGGTGAAGCTTGCTGAGTTGATGCGCGTTGTTTTCTATCCACTGGAAAAATGAAGCATCCTTGACCAGCGCCACTTTAACCGCCTCAACGATGCCGGCTTTGCGTTCCAGGGCAGGCTGACCGTGGATAAAACTGAAATCGTTGACCACGGCGTAGGGCACGGCGAAGGTGCCAAGGAAGTTTTTTTTGCCGTAGGCGTTGATGCCGTTCTTGACCCCTACGCCGCTGTCGTCCTGAGCCAGTGTGGTGGTGGGGAAGCGGACCAATCGAATCCCCCTGTGAGCGGTGGCTGCTGCGAGTCCGATCACATCCAGATAAGCTCCACCGCCGATGCAGAGGATGTATGAGTGGCGGTCGATACCTGCTTTTTCGATAGCGTCCCAGGCTTCTTGCAGTGTTTGCTGGTTGCGTTTGCAGGGTTCTCCTCCGGTTTGAATGATGCATCCGCGGGAGTCGAAGCCCGGCATGCATTCCATGTAGGTATTGACCTGTTGTTCAAGCCCTGGAAAGGTTTCAGCCACTCCACGGTCGATGAAGGCAATGACCTTTGCCCGGCCATTGGTATCCAGGAGGTCGATCAGCATGCGGTTTTCCCGTTGGAACGCGTCGCGGGTGAAGCGGATCCGGTGGGTGCTGCTGATGCGGATGTCGAAGTTTTTACCGTGCATGGAATGATGATACGTGAGTAGGGAGGGATATCTTAGACTTGATTTGCCGGAGATCAAATGGTCTGGGGATTAGGGGGCTTCGGGCTGAATGAAGGTGACGGCCGAAATATGGTGTTCAGCTAGTAGGTTAAGGACATCAACAACGCGTTGTTGTTTGACCTCGGCGGAGGCGCTTAATTGGACTTTTGGTTTTCCCTCGGCTGCTTTGACAGCCGCAGAGTAGGCTTCAAGTTTTGCTTTAAGGAGCGGGAGCTTTTGGTTTGCCGTATCGGCATCAAGCGTTTCTTTCTCGGCGCCTGTCCCCAAATAAATGACGCCCTTATCATCGATACTGATGACGAGAGGGGCGATTCCTTTGTTTTCCTCTTTTTCCTCTTGGCCTGCATGGATTTCAACCATTTCTTGAGGTTCGCGGTGTTCCATTTCGATGGGTTGCATGGCCAGTCCTCCGTTTATGGCCTGAACGAATAATCCGATCGAAAGCAGGCTCTGGTGACCATGAAGGCTGATGAGCAAAACAGGCAGGTGCATGCCCCTCTCTATCGTGATGGATAAATAGTCCAAGCGTAATCTTGTGATTGCTATTGCAGGTGTTCTTGTGTCAGGGTTTCCGGGTATGACAACACTGGCGATCGCGCTTGGAGCAATGGTTTTTTATTTGGTGGCGTACCATACCTATGGGCGGTGGTTGGGGCACAAGATTTTTCGTTTGAGTACAAGTGCTGAGGTTCCCTCGGTGGCTATGGAGGATGGGAAGGATTACGTTCCCACCAGCAAAGGGGTGGTGTTTGGGCATCATTTTACCTCAATTGCGGGAACCGGACCGATTGTCGGGCCGGCATTGGCTGTGATGTGGGGATGGCTTCCAGCGCTGCTCTGGGTTTTGTTTGGCTCGGTGTTCATTGGTGCGGTGCATGACTTGGGCGCTTTGGTGGTTTCGATGCGGAACCGGGGGCACACGGTTGGGGACATTGCCGGGCGGGTGATTTCTCCCAGAGTTCGAGTGTTGTTTCTACTCATCCTGTTTTTGGCTTTGACGATTGTTCTGGCTATTTTTGGTTTGGTGATTGCCTCGGTCTTCGAAACGTATCCGCAATCGATCGCTCCGTGTTTATTGCAGATTCCGCTGGCTGTGGCGATCGGGCTGTTGATTCACCGCAAAGGCGGAAACATCATGTGGGCTTCGCTTCTGGCCTTGGCTTTGATGTATCTATCGGTTGTCTACGGTAATGTAGGCTGGCTTGGCGAAATGAATACCTGGTTGAAAGCCCAGGGGGTGATGTGGTGGGTGTCGGTATTGTTGGTGTATTCGTATGTGGCCTCGGTATTGCCTGTCTGGGTGCTGCTTCAGCCCAGGGACTATATCAATGCCTTACAGCTTTTGGCCACGTTGGCCTTGGTTGTGATGGGCTTGGTGGTTGCCGGGGTGTTTGGAGGTGCTGTCGTTGATGGCATTCGACCGGAGTTGAAAATGGTGGCTCCGGCCGTGGAGTCGTCATTGGAGCTCAAGCAGGTGCCGGCGATTTTTCCGTTTTTGTTTATCACGATTGCTTGCGGGGCGATTTCGGGTTTCCACTGCCTTGTTTCATCCGGGACGTCATCGAAGCAGCTTCGTTGTGAGACGGATGCCCGGTTTGTCGGTTATGGTTCCATGTTGACCGAGGGGTTTCTCGCGGTGTTGGTCATTTTGGCCTGTGTTGCCGGTCTGGGATTAGGGATATCAGGTGCTGGCGGGGAGACCTTGCTTGGGACTGAAGCCTGGGACGCCCGCTACCAAGGATGGGGGAGCATGAACCTCGCGGCCAAAGTCGGAGCCTTTGTCGATGGTTCCGCCAATTTCCTCAAGGCGCTTGGCTTGTCCGCAGAATTTTCAACCGCTCTCATGGGGGTGTTTGTGGCATCCTTTGCCGCAACCACACTGGATACGGCATGTCGTCTGCAGCGGTATGTGGTGCAGGAGTTGGCAACATGCCTGATGCCGGCAGACGGAGTGCGTCGGCCGGGTGTTGGATTCCGTCGACCTTTGTCATGTTTGGCCAACAAACATGGCGCGACGATTTTTGCCATCGCGGTGGCGTGGTGGATGGCTTCTCTTCCCGGGGCTCCCGGAAAACCGGCGGGAACCGGCGGCTTGATACTGTGGCCACTTTTCGGGGCGACCAACCAGCTATTGGGGGGGCTTGCCTTTCTCGTGATCTTATTCTGGATGAAACGTCAGCGTATGCCGCTGTGGTTTCTTATCGTTCCCGCATTTTTGATGTTGGTATTGCCGGCCTGGGCGATGGCCCATCAGATATTTGTCCAGGCAGTGGGAGGAACCGAGAGTTGGATCGGGCAGCAGCGCTGGTTACTGGTCGGGATTGGCTTGCTTTCGTTGGTTCTCGAACTGTGGATGATTTTGGAAGCCGTCTGGGCGTGGAAGAAGCTGAAAGCTGGTGGGCTGGACGAGTCTCAGGAACGAGCGGAGTGAGCAAAATAAGGGCAGAAATTGATTGTTTGTCAGCGAGTTTACACTCGACACCCTCGTGCAAGTGTTGAGAATCTATGCCTCATGCGTGTACGACTACTCATTTTATTGATGCTGGGTCTGCTTGGCCTGGCAAATGCGGCTGAGCACCACGTCATCCTCTGTGGGGGGCCTGCTCTGCGGAAGTGGGAAAACTTACGGGTTGAGCGAGACCAGCACGACCGCTGGTGGGCTAATTTCATTCGGGCGTCCACCCTGAGGATGGTGGAAATTCGTCGAGCCTACGGCAAAGAGGCCAAGATTACCTGGATTGTATACCGCCCCGGTTATGTTGCCCGCGGTGCGGAAGACGGCAAGCCGTATACCAAGTGGATTACAGAACAAGCGACAAAGCGCAATGTCACCTTGCGCTGGGTGAGCAGCGGGAGTGCTGCCATCAGTGCGATCAACAACCATCCATCAAAATCGGTGGTCACATTTGATTTTTTCGGGCATTCGAATAAGTTCTGTTTCCTGCTCGACTACAGCTCCTACATCATGGGGGTGAGTAAAGCATGGATCCACCAGAACGAACTCGGAAAGATTCGGAGTAGCATTTTTGCCAGACATGCCCAGTGTCAAAGTTGGGGGTGTCACACCGGAGAAAGCATGAGTGCCGTTTGGAAACGCCAGACAGGTAAAACCCTGATCGGAGTGCGTGGAAAAACAAACTACGAAGCGGTCGGACAAGGGCGTATGCCCACGGTCAACGGCAGCTGGGTTCGTTAACACACTAAGCCTAAAACAGACACGAGACCGGGGTGATCTGACCGGATCTCACGCACCTCTCCGATTGTATCCTACTTCCCATTGATGCCTGCCTCAGCGGCACGCCATTCCATTTCCCATTATCAACTACATTTCCTACGCATAACGATATGAAATTCGAAGAACTCAACGAACTCTACAAACTCCCGTTTTTTGACCTGCTTCAGAAGGCCCGTGAATGTCACGTTGCCAACTGGCCGAAAAAAGAAATCCAACTCTGCACCTTGCTTTCCATCAAGACCGGTGGTTGCTCCGAGGATTGTTCCTATTGTTCGCAGTCGTCCCGTCACAGCTCCAACATTGAACGTGAGCCATTGATGGAAAAAGAAGCCGTCATGGAGCGTGCGCTCGCAGCACGCTCGAGTGGGGCGACCCGATTCTGTATGGGCGCAGCCTGGAAGGGGGTGCGTAAAAATACCAAAACCTTTGATGCGGTTCTCGATATCGTCAGTTCAGTCGCTGATCTCGGTATGGAAGTCTGCGTGACTCTTGGTGAACTCGGACCAGATGAGGCAAAGCAGCTCAAGGAGGCCGGGGTGACCGCTTATAACCATAACCTCGATACCTCACGCGAGCATTACCCGAACATCGTGACCTCGCATACCTACGACGACCGTCTGCAGACGATTCGCCACGCCCAGGATGCCGGAATGAGCGTTTGTTGTGGTGGTATCCTTGGTCTTGGCGAAACGGTAGAAGACCGCCTGAAAATGATCGAGGTGATTTCCGAATTCAACCCCCAGCCAGAGAGTGTGCCCATCAACTCACTGATGCCCATGCCGGGCACTCCACTTGCGGAAGCGCATTCGGTGGATATTTTCGAAGTCATCAAGATGGTGGCCATTGCCCGGATTGCGTGCCCGAAAGCCAAGGTGCGCTTGTCCGCAGGCCGCAGCCAGATGTCTGAGGAGGGACAATCGATGTGTTTCTTCGCCGGCGCCAACTCGATTTTCTACGGTGAGAAGCTACTGACCTCCGAGAACTCGGCGATCAAGAAGGACATTTCTCTGATCAACAAACTGGAAATCAACCCGCTTCAGCCCAACCCGGACATGGAGGCCCCTGAAGTCGAGTGTGACAAGGAGTTGTCACCTGCTCCATGCTGCGCTGAATAACTCATTCATCGCAACCAATCATGCACGTTGCCATCACGGGAATCGCTGCCGTCAGTGGGCTGGGTGAAAACCTGTCTGTCCATGCGCAGAGGATGGAGGCCGGAGAGAATGCTCTGCGGCCGCTATCCGCAATGCCTGGTGCCGACGCCCGTTATGAAGCTTTTGACGGTTTGCATGCCGGATGGATTGAGGACCGGGGGCTATTGGTGTCCCGAAAATGGGCACCGGGGTCCACGCTTTCGTTGCATGTGGCCCGACAGGCGATTGCGGATGCTGGCCTGACATCGGAAGACCTGGTGGACGCCGCTGTGATGGTGGGCAGTAGCCGGGGAAATGTCGGTGGTTGGGTTGGCCCGTGGCCCGGGCGCAGACCATTCAAGTTGATGGCTGCAAGTAACTCAATGCACGGTGAATTGGCATCGGCTGTGAGTATTGAGCTTGGGATTCGCGGTCCTTGGCAGGTGATTGCCAGTGGCTGTGCCGCGAGTCTGGATGCCATGGGTATGGCTTGGATGATGATCCGAACCGGAGTGGTTAAGCGTGCGATTGTTCTAGGGGTGGAGCTTCCATTGATTCCGGAAGTATTGCATACCTACGCCAAGACCGGAGTGCTTGCCACGAGCCCGGTGAATGACCCGTATTCGCCACAGGCTGGTGGATTTTTCCCCGGAGAAGCGGGGGCGGCCGTGGTGTTGGAATCGGTGACGGCACTGGCGGAGCGTCGCCGAGCCGCCGAGTCGTCTTACCCGGGTGGGCACGTGGATTCAGCAACAGATGAACAAAGTGTGGCGAAGTCTGTGCCTCTCATGACCGGGTTCTGGTGTAATTCTGATGCTGATTCTCCGATCGGTATGCCCAATGATGGCGCGGGCGTTCGCGATTGCGTAAAGCGGGCTGTGCAAGAGCTTGAGGGCGAGCCTCCGATAGCTGCGGTTTGCCCACATGCCAGTGGAACCTTGTTACATGGTATTGCCGAACTCGCAGCATTGCGTGAATCGTTACCACGGGATCAGCAGATTTCCTTACATCCTTTGAAACCCTACACGGGGCATACCGTTGGAGCCAGTGGTGTGCTGGATGCCGCGATCATGGCTCATTATCTTCGAAAGCAGGCGCTGCCTCCGAATTTACCGGGCTTGACCCCTCCAGGTGAGCCGTATGACCTGAGCTCCCGACCTCTCGACTCACAAGGTGCGACGGTGATGAAAATTGCCGTTGGCATGGGCGGTCATAATTCGGTGATTGCCATGCGTTCTCCTTCTTTGTGATTGTTCATTCATCGAGTGATATGCCGATCCGTGTCTCCATCCGTGACCAGCGTCTGAGATTGTTCTCTGGGAGCCAGCTCGTGCGGGAGTATGTGATCTCGAGCGCTGCCAATGGAACGGGCTTCGAAGAAGGGAGTTACTGCACACCGATGGGACGCTTTGAAATCAGCGAAATGATTGGAGCCGAAGAACCAGAAGGTACGATTTTTCGAGCACGTGAAGCGGTTGGGCTCTGGGATGGATCGTCAGACGGAGGCGATCTGGTTTTGTCCCGGATATTGTGGCTGCATGGATTGGATGCCGACAATGCGAATACCAAAAGCCGCTATATTTATATTCACGGAACGAACCATGAGGATCGTCTCGGGATTCCCGCAAGCTGTGGATGCATCCGTATGTCCAACGAGGATGTGATCGATCTTTTTGATCGTGTACAGCCAGGTGAACGCGTTGAGATCCTTTGAGCCGGAGGGAATGGACAAATGGTCTTACTGTCCGAGTAGGCAGATAATCGGCTGGGGGAAGATGCCGATTATCACGATGGCGGCCGTCAGCGTGATGAGAACCGCCTTGGTGATACTCGGAATGGTCAGCGCTTTTTCATTGCGTGCCGCATTCCAATACATGGCTTTAACCACCTTGAGGTAGTAGTAGAATCCGGCAGCCACGCAGATGAAGGCAATGGTGATCACACACCAGGAGACAGCTTGAGGTTGCGCTGTCAGGGCGGCTTTGAAGATGAAAAATTTCCCCCAGAAACCGGCGGTCAGCGGAATGCCGGCCATGGCGGCCATGGTGATCGTGGTTGCTGCTGCGAGGAGTGGGTTGCGTTGACCGAGCCCGTCAAAGGCTTCGATGGCATCGCTGTCCTCCTGGTTGCGAACCAAGGCAAGGATGAAGAAGGCGGAAAAGGTCATGACCAGATAGGTTGCCAGATAGAAAGAAACCGCGGTGATATCGTAGCAAGCGATGCCGATGGTGAGGAAGCCTGCGTGTGCGATGGAGGAGTATCCGAGCAAGCGCTTGAAGTTGGATTGTTTGATGGCTCCGAGGTTTCCGTAAAGCAAGGTGGCTCCCGCCATGATCGACAGAATCAGGAATACCTGAGCCTGGGTAGGGGCATCGGCTTCGAGGAAAGGGTTGAGAATTTTCCACATCACAATGAATCCAGCCGCTTTGGAGGCTACCGAGAGATAGGCGGTGATCGGAGTGGGGGCACCTTGATATACGTCCGGAATCCAGAGCTGCATCGGCACGGCACCGATTTTGAATCCGAGGGCTATGATCATCAGAGCGAGACCGAAGAGCAGGAAACTGAGGTTGAGGTCCTGGGATGCGAGAGCTGTAGGAATGAGTGCAAGGTCGGTGGTTCCCAGTGACCCGTAGACCCAGGCGATACCGTAGACAAGGAAGCCGGTGGACAGCCCGCCGAGGATTAGATATTTGACCCCGGCTTCAAGTGAGCCAACGTTGCGGCGCATGTAGGCAACCAGCACGTAGAAGGTAATCGTGACCAATTCCAGAGCGACAAAGATGGAGACCAGATCTTTGGCTGAGGCCATCCACATCAAGCCGGCACAGGCAAAGACAGGGAGGCAGAAAAATTCCCCCATACTCTCTTCACTGCGGTCGCCACAGGTGAAACGGGCAAGAATCTTGCGGAAGTCGAATGCCATCAGCAGGACCAGAATGGTGCT
This genomic stretch from Oceaniferula marina harbors:
- a CDS encoding carbon starvation CstA family protein; this encodes MTTLAIALGAMVFYLVAYHTYGRWLGHKIFRLSTSAEVPSVAMEDGKDYVPTSKGVVFGHHFTSIAGTGPIVGPALAVMWGWLPALLWVLFGSVFIGAVHDLGALVVSMRNRGHTVGDIAGRVISPRVRVLFLLILFLALTIVLAIFGLVIASVFETYPQSIAPCLLQIPLAVAIGLLIHRKGGNIMWASLLALALMYLSVVYGNVGWLGEMNTWLKAQGVMWWVSVLLVYSYVASVLPVWVLLQPRDYINALQLLATLALVVMGLVVAGVFGGAVVDGIRPELKMVAPAVESSLELKQVPAIFPFLFITIACGAISGFHCLVSSGTSSKQLRCETDARFVGYGSMLTEGFLAVLVILACVAGLGLGISGAGGETLLGTEAWDARYQGWGSMNLAAKVGAFVDGSANFLKALGLSAEFSTALMGVFVASFAATTLDTACRLQRYVVQELATCLMPADGVRRPGVGFRRPLSCLANKHGATIFAIAVAWWMASLPGAPGKPAGTGGLILWPLFGATNQLLGGLAFLVILFWMKRQRMPLWFLIVPAFLMLVLPAWAMAHQIFVQAVGGTESWIGQQRWLLVGIGLLSLVLELWMILEAVWAWKKLKAGGLDESQERAE
- a CDS encoding L,D-transpeptidase, producing MPIRVSIRDQRLRLFSGSQLVREYVISSAANGTGFEEGSYCTPMGRFEISEMIGAEEPEGTIFRAREAVGLWDGSSDGGDLVLSRILWLHGLDADNANTKSRYIYIHGTNHEDRLGIPASCGCIRMSNEDVIDLFDRVQPGERVEIL
- a CDS encoding ExbD/TolR family protein, which produces MQPIEMEHREPQEMVEIHAGQEEKEENKGIAPLVISIDDKGVIYLGTGAEKETLDADTANQKLPLLKAKLEAYSAAVKAAEGKPKVQLSASAEVKQQRVVDVLNLLAEHHISAVTFIQPEAP
- the rnhC gene encoding ribonuclease HIII, whose translation is MSVSSYTSPLSLAQADQLKSCLAGAGFEFKDRAYALFSAKKGKLNVTVYEKGPKVLIQGKETEDFVRFVLEPEVLGEARLGYEHIHDPEMFEPHFGIDESGKGDFFGPLVIAGVYTDASITRSLMDAGVMDSKRIKSSANIAKLAELIRSTPGVVSEVVSLGPERYNEMYGDFKNLNRLLAWGHARVIRSLSGKMPGCGRALSDQFARKEVLERELARHGVAITLDQRTKGESDVAVAAASILARERFIRWMQQSSEKSGVDIPMGAGAQVVEAARKLVDGYGQEILPKVAKMHFKTAGEL
- a CDS encoding NADH-quinone oxidoreductase subunit N; this translates as MQAHYLEFLTVAFGVFLLMFEAFTDGKKSRIALIAAAGLTVILLLQCTAPLHAEVPSWMSRFYAYDALARFYKLIALVSTILVLLMAFDFRKILARFTCGDRSEESMGEFFCLPVFACAGLMWMASAKDLVSIFVALELVTITFYVLVAYMRRNVGSLEAGVKYLILGGLSTGFLVYGIAWVYGSLGTTDLALIPTALASQDLNLSFLLFGLALMIIALGFKIGAVPMQLWIPDVYQGAPTPITAYLSVASKAAGFIVMWKILNPFLEADAPTQAQVFLILSIMAGATLLYGNLGAIKQSNFKRLLGYSSIAHAGFLTIGIACYDITAVSFYLATYLVMTFSAFFILALVRNQEDSDAIEAFDGLGQRNPLLAAATTITMAAMAGIPLTAGFWGKFFIFKAALTAQPQAVSWCVITIAFICVAAGFYYYLKVVKAMYWNAARNEKALTIPSITKAVLITLTAAIVIIGIFPQPIICLLGQ
- the bioB gene encoding biotin synthase BioB; translated protein: MKFEELNELYKLPFFDLLQKARECHVANWPKKEIQLCTLLSIKTGGCSEDCSYCSQSSRHSSNIEREPLMEKEAVMERALAARSSGATRFCMGAAWKGVRKNTKTFDAVLDIVSSVADLGMEVCVTLGELGPDEAKQLKEAGVTAYNHNLDTSREHYPNIVTSHTYDDRLQTIRHAQDAGMSVCCGGILGLGETVEDRLKMIEVISEFNPQPESVPINSLMPMPGTPLAEAHSVDIFEVIKMVAIARIACPKAKVRLSAGRSQMSEEGQSMCFFAGANSIFYGEKLLTSENSAIKKDISLINKLEINPLQPNPDMEAPEVECDKELSPAPCCAE
- a CDS encoding 3-dehydroquinate synthase, with protein sequence MHGKNFDIRISSTHRIRFTRDAFQRENRMLIDLLDTNGRAKVIAFIDRGVAETFPGLEQQVNTYMECMPGFDSRGCIIQTGGEPCKRNQQTLQEAWDAIEKAGIDRHSYILCIGGGAYLDVIGLAAATAHRGIRLVRFPTTTLAQDDSGVGVKNGINAYGKKNFLGTFAVPYAVVNDFSFIHGQPALERKAGIVEAVKVALVKDASFFQWIENNAHQLSKLHPHTLEEAVERSALLHASHIAYGGDPFETGNSRPLDFGHWAAHKMEQLTNFKLSHADAVSVGVALDTIYSWKCGKLSESAAMRVLHVLQELKLPIWHDALDLQSDQATPPQRAIYTGLEEFREHLGGELTVLLLKEIGQGEDVHNMDTELLDECIEWLATHHTLQARA
- a CDS encoding beta-ketoacyl synthase N-terminal-like domain-containing protein; the encoded protein is MHVAITGIAAVSGLGENLSVHAQRMEAGENALRPLSAMPGADARYEAFDGLHAGWIEDRGLLVSRKWAPGSTLSLHVARQAIADAGLTSEDLVDAAVMVGSSRGNVGGWVGPWPGRRPFKLMAASNSMHGELASAVSIELGIRGPWQVIASGCAASLDAMGMAWMMIRTGVVKRAIVLGVELPLIPEVLHTYAKTGVLATSPVNDPYSPQAGGFFPGEAGAAVVLESVTALAERRRAAESSYPGGHVDSATDEQSVAKSVPLMTGFWCNSDADSPIGMPNDGAGVRDCVKRAVQELEGEPPIAAVCPHASGTLLHGIAELAALRESLPRDQQISLHPLKPYTGHTVGASGVLDAAIMAHYLRKQALPPNLPGLTPPGEPYDLSSRPLDSQGATVMKIAVGMGGHNSVIAMRSPSL